From the bacterium genome, one window contains:
- a CDS encoding acyl-CoA carboxylase subunit beta, which translates to MDDLLKSLESKKRESLAMGGPEEIAKQHAAGKLTARERIDLLFDKGSFVEIGLLAHHQSTHPDMQGRSTPADGCVTGYGKVKGRPVACVAYDFTVMAGSIGVVQERKVDRLRETALRERIPIVWLLDSAGARVQEIAGSQFAESGKMFYDQVKMSGCIPQVAAMMGPCAAGTAYIPALADFVPMVKGTSSMALAGPPLVKAVIGEDITMEELGGSKMHCEVSGVGDLEVADDKACIEVIQEYLSYFPQNSEELPPRLSSQSTFSEYSFSEYEDQGNAGDKVDDSILQVLPDSSKKPYDMHEIIRRLADHERFLELKPNFAKSLLVGLARFDGYPLGIVASQPMVMGGALDVDAADKGARFINLCDAFNIPLLFLQDVPGFMVGSKVERQGIIRHGAKMLYAVSRASVPKMTVVIRKAYGAGYYVMCGRGYEPDGLVAWPTAEISLMGAEGAVNILFRKQVESAADPEKTRAELVERYRREISLEKAAAGAYIDDVIDPRETKRWVLRTLELARAKHWDWPKKKHGVAPV; encoded by the coding sequence TTGGACGATTTACTCAAATCCCTCGAGTCGAAAAAGCGCGAGTCCCTGGCCATGGGCGGGCCCGAGGAGATCGCCAAGCAGCATGCCGCCGGCAAGCTGACCGCGCGGGAGCGGATCGACCTGCTCTTCGACAAGGGCAGCTTCGTCGAGATCGGCCTCTTGGCCCATCATCAATCGACTCATCCCGACATGCAGGGCCGGAGCACGCCGGCCGACGGCTGCGTCACCGGCTACGGCAAAGTGAAGGGCCGGCCGGTCGCCTGCGTGGCCTACGACTTCACGGTCATGGCCGGCTCGATCGGAGTCGTCCAGGAACGCAAGGTCGACCGGCTCCGCGAAACCGCGCTCCGCGAGCGGATCCCCATCGTTTGGCTGCTCGATTCGGCCGGCGCCCGGGTCCAGGAGATCGCCGGCTCCCAGTTCGCCGAGAGCGGCAAGATGTTCTACGACCAAGTCAAGATGAGCGGCTGCATCCCGCAGGTCGCCGCGATGATGGGGCCCTGCGCCGCCGGCACCGCCTACATCCCGGCGCTGGCCGACTTCGTCCCGATGGTGAAGGGAACCTCCTCGATGGCCCTGGCCGGGCCGCCCTTGGTCAAGGCGGTGATCGGCGAGGACATCACGATGGAGGAGCTCGGCGGATCGAAGATGCACTGCGAGGTCAGCGGGGTGGGGGACCTCGAAGTCGCTGACGACAAGGCCTGCATCGAGGTGATCCAGGAGTATTTGAGCTATTTCCCCCAAAACAGCGAAGAGCTGCCGCCGCGGCTCTCCAGTCAAAGCACCTTTTCCGAATATTCCTTTTCGGAATACGAGGATCAGGGCAATGCCGGCGACAAAGTCGACGACTCGATTTTGCAGGTGCTGCCCGACAGCTCCAAGAAGCCCTACGACATGCACGAGATCATCCGCCGCCTGGCCGATCACGAGCGCTTCCTGGAGCTCAAGCCGAATTTCGCCAAGTCGCTGCTCGTCGGCTTGGCCCGCTTCGACGGCTACCCGCTCGGCATCGTCGCCAGCCAGCCGATGGTGATGGGCGGGGCCCTCGACGTCGACGCCGCCGACAAGGGCGCGCGCTTCATCAACCTCTGCGACGCTTTCAACATCCCGCTGCTTTTCCTGCAGGACGTGCCCGGCTTCATGGTCGGCTCCAAGGTCGAGCGCCAGGGCATCATTCGCCACGGCGCCAAGATGCTCTACGCCGTCTCCCGGGCCAGCGTCCCCAAGATGACCGTCGTCATCCGCAAGGCCTACGGCGCCGGTTATTACGTCATGTGCGGCCGGGGCTACGAGCCCGACGGCCTGGTGGCTTGGCCGACCGCCGAGATTTCGCTGATGGGCGCGGAAGGCGCGGTCAATATTTTGTTCCGCAAGCAGGTCGAAAGCGCGGCCGACCCCGAAAAGACCCGAGCCGAGCTCGTCGAGCGCTACCGCCGCGAGATCAGCCTCGAAAAGGCCGCGGCCGGAGCCTACATCGACGACGTCATCGATCCCCGCGAGACCAAGCGCTGGGTGCTGCGAACCCTGGAATTGGCCCGCGCCAAACATTGGGATTGGCCAAAAAAGAAGCATGGCGTGGCGCCGGTCTGA